One window from the genome of Salvia miltiorrhiza cultivar Shanhuang (shh) chromosome 7, IMPLAD_Smil_shh, whole genome shotgun sequence encodes:
- the LOC130994198 gene encoding uncharacterized protein LOC130994198 — protein sequence MAGEGGMIPNADGPGAPERRASERFRKHNPPTFNGMGDPMDAEKWIRCLERIFDFMGLTDKERLTCAIFQLTDEADYWWESVQRTLSPQQWEEYTWENFKAELYEKYIPQSYRIKKEAEFWNLRQGNKSVTEYDRLFVQLSRYAPHLVDTEEKRSEKFRRGLRHEIGMPLASQGTLTYAQSLSRARDIEAMMPEEMKTRIQDNKRVDNNNKRKRKWQGTDQQMLQNQQEERNTQQQVPFCQNCHRNHFGVCKAGSDVCYKCGDNGHFARQCPGTPHRPQQHIQNQGRKRGQRPIQIARAYALDRQQQAQAPEDVEGTTI from the coding sequence GGTTCCGAAAGCACAACCCACCCACTTTCAATGGAATGGGAGATccaatggatgcagaaaaatggATACGATGCTTGGAGCGAATCTTCGACTTCATGGGTCTTACTGACAAGGAGCGTTTGACATGTGCTATATTTCAACTAACAGACGAGGCCGACTATTGGTGGGAGTCAGTGCAGAGGACATTGTCGCCACAACAATGGGAGGAATACACGTGGGAAAATTTCAAAGCAGAGTTGTACGAGAAGTATATTCCTCAGAGTTATCGAATCAAGAAAGAAGCAGAATTCTGGAATCTTCGACAAGGGAATAAATCTGTCACTGAGTACGACAGACTATTTGTCCAGTTATCACGCTACGCTCCACACTTGGTGGATACTGAGGAGAAAAGATCTGAAAAGTTCAGGCGAGGTCTACGACACGAGATAGGAATGCCCTTGGCTAGTCAAGGAACACTAACATATGCTCAATCCTTGAGCAGAGCACGAGATATTGAAGCTATGATGCCAGAAGAAATGAAAACACGTATTCAAGACAATAAGCGTGTCGACAACAACAacaaacgaaaaagaaaatggcAAGGGACTGATCAACAAATGCTGCAAAACCAACAAGAAGAGCGAAATACCCAGCAACAAGTACCGTTTTGCCAGAATTGCCACAGAAATCACTTCGGAGTTTGCAAAGCTGGGAGCGACGTTTGCTACAAGTGTGGAGATAATGGTCACTTTGCTCGACAATGCCCAGGAACCCCACACAGACCTCAACAGCATATTCAGAATCAAGGGAGAAAACGAGGCCAAAGGCCAATTCAAATAGCAAGAGCATATGCACTTGACCGACAACAACAAGCTCAGGCACCAGAAGATGTGGAAGGTACGACCATATAG